AGGAGACGCCAGtactgtcctctggcctccaaacacACAGGCGCGCACgttcacacatatgtacatgtgtgactATAACACAGGCACATAACACCAAATGTAAGCAAATTTTACCATTAGCATCAAATGCTTGGACACAGAGATACAATGAAAACAGGTTCTTATTCCAAAATACGGGTATCTGTCAGATGTTCCATGACATTTTACAGTGATCCTACCTCCTCAATGATGGAATGTTTCAACACTGAGTAAACAGCACACAATACTCACACAGTTTTAAAGGGAAACATAACATGGTTACTTTCAAATCACAAAGAAAGTTCAGGGATTAGAGAGGAGGCTCTGTTCTCTCTGAATACACTGGTGTAATTCACAGCACCAACATAATGGCTCACAGCCTTCAGCTACTCCACTTCCAGGAgacccaatgcccttttctggactctgtggATACAAGGTTTGCAATAGATACCCAGCAATGTACACAGgtatacaagcaggcaaaatatccatacatacaAAATACTTTTTTAAGAAGCTAAAGCCAAGGTACTCATAATATAATTAAAGCTTGGTTCCTCCTTTTTACAACATCTATTTTATATAACTTACATTCATGTATgaaatatgtatatagaaagcTATTATATCTTGCTACAAGATAAGcattgtataatatataacataattacatattatatatagttatatcatGCATACTTATAAAGctattcttcaatttcttaaaaTACTGATGTGTGAATTAACTTTTGGTTTAGTTGTGAAAGTAATATTTGATTAGACATATTAAAATCCTTCTCGCTTAAGAACTCAAACTTCATTTGAAATAAAGACCGCAGGTAGGAAACACAAAGTGTTATTTGTCCCAGTCGTCTAGAGCAGTGGTTATCACCCTAATGATTCCTCCATTTTTGAAGGGGCACAATGACATTTATGTTAACCagtgtgttcatttgtttctatTAAACATTACTTTGTTAATCAAATCCTTGAAGGCTTGTTTTACCTGCTGATTTCTCAAGGTGTAAATAAAAGGGTTCAGCATGGGAGCAATTGAAGTATTGAGAACAGCCACCCCTTTGGTCAGCGATGCTCTTTCATTTGCAGAAGGTTTGACATACATGAAAATGCAGCTGCCATAAGAGATGGAGATGACAATCATGTGAGAGGAGCAGGTGGAGAAAGCCTTTTTCCTCTGGCTGGCCGATGGGAACCTCAGAATGGTGCTGATGATGCAGATGTAGGACAAGATCACTAGGGCCAGGGTGAACAGCAGAGTAATAAACGCAAAGTAGAAGCCGATTGTCTCTAAAAACCACGTGTCTGAGCAGGAGAGCTGTAGCATGGGGAAGTAGTCACAGCAGAAGTGATCGATGACATTCGAAGCACAAAAATCTAACTTGAGGAATAGCATGAGCAGTGGGAAGATGGTCAGGAATCCTCCCAGCCATGAGGCGAGGACAAGGACGGTGCAGACTTTCTGATTCATGATGAGGGTGTAGTGCAGTGgcttgcagatggccacatagcgatcgTAAGACATGGCGGTTAGAAGAAAGAACTCAGACACTCCCATGgagatgaagaaaaataactGAGCCAAACAGTTGTTATAAGAGATTGACTTGACTTTAGTAATTATTGAGCCCAAAAATCTAGGGATGGAAACACTGGTGAAGATGATTTCTAAGAAGGAGAAATTCCGGAGGAAAAAGTACATAGGAGTCTTTAACTGGGAGTCCAGCAAGGTGAGAGTGATGATGCTTAGGTTTCCACACACACTCAATATGTAAGCaaggaataaaaagataaaaatcacaacctgaacctctggtgtgtctgatatGCCCAAGAGCACAAACTCAGTGATCACAGAGTGGTTTTTCATGCTAGTGTATTGCCCAAAAATctgttaattaaaaaatttaagccAGGCGATGgaggagcacacctttaatcccagcactctgggaggcagaggcaggcggatttctgagttcgaggccagcctggtctacagtgtgagttccaagacagccagggctacacagagaaaccctgtcttgaaaaaccaaaaaaaaaaattagttgaaGAAAATTGAAGTTTAAATGTTGATATTACAATATCCAATGAAGTGAAATAATGGCTGTTCATTCCTATTAACCAGAAATCATCTCgttaaatggaaaaatatttgtaAGGGGATATACAAAGCCCCTTCAACAATTATACAGAAAACTCTATATACAGTCATAATTTCTATACATGTAGGGTACCTTTGAACTATAGATTTAtgtaacaatattttaataatatcttCATTTCCAATATGAAACAAGTTTTCTGACTTCACATGTTATATGCTTTCTAGACTGAATATATAACATTTGATTTCAATTCTAATACTACTTTAAAACTTCTTTAGTTTATTGGTAGAAACACAAACATATTTGCTAAACCTACATGCTGTCACGGTTATTTTTAACCTTATgtgttgtttttataattttttgctATGCGCCCAGCCTTTAgtggctgagccagctctccagccagtGTGGATTGTTTTTAAATGGCCAAGGAAGTAAATGTGTTTGCAAATACCAAAAGTGAgaccagattttcttttattataaaaacaaataaagctgGGTGATGGTACTAcaagcatttaatcccagcactcaggtggcaaaAAGAGGacaatctctatgagttccaggccagcctggcctacagaactagttctaggacacccaggcTTACACAAAGAGACTCTGTCTCgaacaatcaaacaaaataaaacaagccaaaaacaaataagttgggctggagaggtggctcagtggttaagactgctcttccagaggtcctgagttcaattcccagaaaccacatggtgactcacaaccatctgtaatgggatccaatgcactcttctgatgtgtgtgaagaaagctacagtgtattcactacattaaataaataaatacagaaatacataaatattaaaaatataaataaaaataaattttgatttGTGACAATTAAAACATGGACCAGGAAAAATAACTAAACAGAGCCAGGTATCAATAACTATTTTCTATGAATTCAGAAACACgtgttattttaacatttttttacttAGTTTATTTGTGACTTGATATCTAAACTTTCTTGAGGACATAAGGAAttcatacaattttttttatctcAGAGTATAATAGGGCCATCCTCCTCAAAGAATTATCAGAATAAAATTATCTATAGGATTGACTTTCtcaattggaatacccaaaacataatccacacatcaaatgaggtacaagaacggaggagtggcccctggttctggaaagactcactgtagcagtatagggcaaaaccagaacagggaagtgggaaggggtggatgggagaaaagggggaggaaagggggcttatgtgactttcggggagtggggggccagaaagggggaaatcatttgaaatgtaaataaaaatatatcaaataataaaaaaaaaaggattgacaTTCTCAAACCACAGAGCTCTACACTGTATGCTATAAGACTTCTGTCTGTCAGTCCTGTTCTCTCCTGATATTTAACAGACAACACAGAGGTATCAATGTTGCTGTACTAGTTCCTGTGCTGTGCAGTACAGCAAGTCATAAGAACTAAAGCTGATGATGGTATTATTCACCTTCCTACTTTAGTCTTCTGAGTCTCCATGTTTTTTTCTCTATAGGAATATACATCTTTTCCATCAATATGTCatcaaaaccaacagaaaactgtTACATTGTTTACATAATagttaaaaaatactaaaatgtaaaattaacatatgaaaatattcaaataataattTGGGAATCCTTCCTTTTTCCAGTAAATCAAACCTTTCAGTGATAAAGATGCATTTGTTCACAAATATGAAACACGCTATATGGAATATATGGTAATATCACTCAGATATAAAACCCTACAGTAGTCAGCCATGACTTAAATTCCATGccacttaaaaacataaaaataaacatacttGTAATATTCTTTAGAAAACAGTTTTGACATTTGCTCTTGCCTCTGTATATTGCACTGAAGCCTGCCATGCTAAAAGGTACATGGAGAATGTACCCTTCTAAGTTTGTTAACAGCctcacttagaaatgaaaataaatgtatctttaatcatttttatcaTTCCACAGGAACTGGGTGTGCTATAAATATACTATAGTCAtctttggattctttttttttaattctttaagaaaatgaagcaactggtgtttttttttaagacaaagaaAGTGAATTGAAGGTCTTTagataagataaaattaaaaactgcacaaacataaatataacttTACCTTTTCTGGACCGTCTATAAATCCCTGACACACTCAACTAAAGACAAGAAGGGTGCAACCAGAAGTTCAAGACATGGATGAGGTGACATCATGACTCATCTTTCTTGAAAACCACAcaatatagagagacagagatgaaaagTGTACCAATCAACTGATAACATCCAACCTGGCTTCCCTTTGGTCAAGCAATTTTCTTAATGAGTGCATGGACTCAGTCTATGCACAGGAGATAATTTATTCTCAATTCATTTGGGATTAGTTAAACCCAGGACTAAACTGCCCTACCATGTTCTCCTCTTTGGCAGTCTTActgatattttataattaataagtTCTGCAAGTACAGAAAAAGAATTGAGAACTAAAGGAACATTGCATCGATATCTCCAAAAGTTAGGATTgtatcttgttcttgttttttattttataatttcaagaCTGATACTTGCTCCATCATGTGAGATACAGAGCCACAGAGACCTATCCTTGCCCTACCCTAACAGCTACACATTTTCTTCAAATCTTTTGTTTAATGTAAAGAAGATACTATATATTACACCAAACTGTTTATATGTATTACATAATGACACATTcagatattttattgttttttatgtactttattgtattttataCAGTATACAAATACAGACATGATGAGATTTTATTACACAAAAATGTTCCACAGATTTCCTAACCCAGAATGCTGGAactcaatctacctcaagacaaAGCTATACCACCTTagggcatatagccaaaagagGCTCCATCATAACACAAGGAGACTTGTTCAtccatgttcacagcagctttattcataatagccagaaaccagaACAACCTAGAcatctctcaactgaagaatggataaagaaattttgggtacatttacacaatgtattaTTATTcacctgctttaaaaaaaatggcatcaTGATATTTGTAGGCAAGTAATTGGAACTAGAAGATAattatcctgagtgtggtaacccagacccagaatatggtatgtactcataagtggatattaactgttaagtaaatgataatcaagctGCAATCCATAGACTCAGAGAAGTTATGTAAAAAGGGGGGCTCTAGTAGTAGGATGTATGGATCTCtttgggaagaggaaatagaataaattttGTGGGTAGACTGGTGGTGAGTGAGGACAGAAGCAGGAAGGATCAGGTTGGGGAAGGAGTTAAGGGAGAGAGTTCAGGGAAAGGCAACTGAAACTGGGGTCATTTGGGGGGAGGCAGGCATGGAAACCTACCATAGTCAAAACTTCTTGAAATCTATGAGGATGGCCATAGTGAAAACTCCTTGGATATGAAGTAATGGAAGATATGgagtctgaaatggtcatcttttgTTGCCAAGCAAGGCTTCAGTGATGGCAGCAGGTTGCATTCAGTTGAGCTATTGACCAAGGAGGACCCATGGAGTTTCCTAAACAACCCAGGATGATACTAGGAAAAAGAGCTACTCTCTGCAAAACTGAGGCCCCATTGCTAAGAACTTCCACACAACTCATTGGAGAGGTCAGACTGGTGACTACATGGAACCTTCACCCTGACATTCTAGTCTCTTTGGCAGAAGGCTATGGAACAAGAAACCAGgacaccaacccagtcacaaatcTCTTGACCAACAATATGTCCTGACTGCAAAAATTGCTGGAGCAATGGTGTCACAGAACCTTTCAGAGTGGCCAACCTATGTTGGGTTTAACTTGAAGTCCACACTACAAGGAGATGGGGTGCACGTCCTATGCTATCTGGATGGTCAGAAACGAGAGAGTAGATAACCCAGAGAACTagtcaggcaaaaaaaaaaaaaatcaatgaaattattcctagtgatattctgctatactcataggttGGTCCTTGTCCAGTTGTCATCAGAAAGGCTGTCACCAGTGCAGCAGAGGGAACCTggtgcagacacccacagccagacattatgtggAGAGTCtaaatgggggggggagggtctcCATTAGGTTCCTCCCCTCGGACATCAGGGAATTCtacagaagaaggagtcagagagGATGGACACCATGAAAATGTGTCCAACTTAATCAACTAAACAGGGTTCATATGGGCTCACCAAAACTGAAAAGGTAATCATGAGCCTGCAAGAGTTTGAACCAactcctctgcatatatgttatggctgttagcttAGTAGTTTTGTGAAACTCCTAATAGTAGAAATGAGTGTCCCTCTGACTCTTCTGGctactcttgggactcttttcctcctattgggtatTGGGTTGCCTTGTGCAGCCTCAATCTGAGGTCTTTTGCCTTATCTAATTGTATCTTTGATgtactcctcctcttcttcctcctcttcctctctctctctctctctctctctctctctctctctctctctctctctctctctctctctccataattggaactccctctgtagaccaggctccctctgtagaccaagcagagatctgcttgccttccGGCTGTCTCCACCTTTCTTTATACGCATGCCCCATCATGCCCAGTTGTGGGGCTGAGACTAAACCCAGGTTTTGTGTTTGCTAGACAGGCACTCCAAAATAAGCTACATTCCTGTGTCTGATTTCTCTCACTTCCTCTGAATCAATCAAATGTAGGGCCTCATGCAAGAGCTGTATGTCAAGCctgtgttagtttttgttgttgttgtttctttgttttggggtttttgttttgttttgtttttcctttttggtgGGAGTTgtagtttccttttctcttctggttTGAGATAAGATCCTATTATATACAgctgtggctggcctggaacttgttatgtagaccagtgaccttgaactcaaagatcttgcctctgcctcctgagtgctgggattaaaagtgtgctttcagctcctttgtcgaagatcaagtgatcataggtgtgttggttcatttctgggtcttcaatcctattccattgatccgcttgcctgacattgtaccaataccatgcagtttttatcactattgctctgtagtaaagtttaaagtttgggatactgaatccccctgaagttcttttactgttgagaatagttttagctatcctgggttttttgttattccagatgaatttgagaattgctttttccagctctatgaagaacagggttgggatttttatcgggatagcattgaatctgtagattgcctttggcaagatagccattttagctatattaatcctgccaatccataagcatggaagttttttccattttctgagatcttcttcgatttccttcttcagagatctgaagttcttgtcatacaggtctttcacttgtttggttagagtcaccccaagatactttatgctgtttgtagctattgtgaagggagtcatttccctaatttctttctcagtctgcttatcctttgaatatataaaggctactgatttgcttgcattgattttgtagccagccactttgctgaagttgtttatcagctgtaggagttctctagtagagtgtttagggtcacttaagtatactatcatatcatctgcaaatagtgatagtttgactcttcctttccaatttgtatccctttaagcTGAacgcatccagtggaaaaaagatagtcttttcaacaaatggtgctggttcaattggaggtcagcatgcagaagaatgcaaatcgatccattcttatctccttgtactaagctcaactccaaatggatcacggaccttcacataaaacctgacacactgaaactaatagaaaagaaactggggaagacccttgaggacatggataCAGGGGAAAAGtacctgaatagaacaccaatagcttacgctctaagatcaagaattgacaaatgggacctcataaaactacaaagtttctgtaaagcaaaggacaccatcaaaaggacaaaacgtcaaccaacagattgggaaaggatcttcaccaaccctaaatctgacagagggctaatatctaatatatataaagaactcaagaaagtagaacccagagaaccaaataaccccattaaaaagtggggtacggagctaaacaaagaattttcacatgaagaacttcggagagctgagaaacaccttaagaaatgttcaacatcattaatcattagggaaatgcaaatcaaaacaaccctgagatttcacctcacaccagtcagaatggctaaggtcaaaaactcaggagacagcaggttttggcaaggatggagaaagaggaacactcctccactgctggtgggattgcaagatggtgcaaccactttggaaatcagtctggcagttcctcagaaaactgggcatgacacttcctgaggaccctgttataccactcttgggcatatacccagaggattcttcagtatgcaataaggacacatgctccactatgttcatagcagccctatttgtagtagccagaagctggaaagaacccaggtgtccttcaacagaggaatggataccaaaaaaatgtggtgtatttacaaaatggagtactattcagccattagaaacaatgaattcatgaaattcttagacaaatggatggagctggagaacatcatactaagtgaggtaacccagtctcaaaagatcaatcatggtatgcactcactgataagtggatattagcctagaaactttgaataccc
The sequence above is drawn from the Apodemus sylvaticus chromosome 20, mApoSyl1.1, whole genome shotgun sequence genome and encodes:
- the LOC127671212 gene encoding olfactory receptor 6C3-like, encoding MKNHSVITEFVLLGISDTPEVQVVIFIFLFLAYILSVCGNLSIITLTLLDSQLKTPMYFFLRNFSFLEIIFTSVSIPRFLGSIITKVKSISYNNCLAQLFFFISMGVSEFFLLTAMSYDRYVAICKPLHYTLIMNQKVCTVLVLASWLGGFLTIFPLLMLFLKLDFCASNVIDHFCCDYFPMLQLSCSDTWFLETIGFYFAFITLLFTLALVILSYICIISTILRFPSASQRKKAFSTCSSHMIVISISYGSCIFMYVKPSANERASLTKGVAVLNTSIAPMLNPFIYTLRNQQVKQAFKDLINKVMFNRNK